CCGCGCTTATCGGCTGGCGCGTAATTTGATGAACCGCCTTAATCAACCGGTCAGCCTGCATGAGGTGCAGCTACGCCCGACGCTCAGCATTGGCATCGCCCAGCGCGACGCCGACCACCTGAGCGCGCCAGAGCTGCTGGGTCGGGCGGTTTCCGCCATGATGTCTGCCCGCCATCAGGGCAAAAACCAGGTGCTATTTTTCGATCCGCTGCTAACCAAACGGGCGCAGCGGCGGCTGACGCAGGAACACGATATTCTACAGGGGCTGGAGCAGGAGCAGTTCGCGCTGTTTTTACAGCCGCAGATTAATATGGCCACCGGCGAGCTGGTCGGCGCCGAGGCGCTGTTGCGTATGCGCCAGCTCGACGGCAGCTATAGCCTGCCGGAAGAGCTGATCGCTAATGCCGAAGAGATTGGCGTAATCGGGGCGCTGGGGCGCTGGGCGCTGGAAGAGGCGTGCCGCGTGCTGGCGGCTTGGCAGAAGCGCGGCATCCGCTTGCCCCTGAGCGTTAATATCTCAGCGATACAGCTGCGCGAGCCGGGCACCGTCTGGCATCTGCAGGAGCTGCTGGAGCGGCACCGCATTCAACACGGCAGTCTGGTGCTGGAATTAACGGAAACCGCGCAAATCGGCGATCCCGCGCAGGCTAAAAGCCTGCTGAGCGCGTTGCAGGAGGTCGGCGTGGCGGTGGCGCTGGATGATTTCGGCACCGGCTATGCCAACCTGAGCTATCTGCACCAGTTCCGATCGTTGCCGATCAGCAAGCTAAAAATGGATCGCAGTTTTGTTTCCGCGCTGCCCGATGATGACACGATTGTCAGGATCGTGGCGGCTATCTCTGAGATCACCGCGCTGGATGTAGTGGCCGAAGGTATTGAAACGGTTGCTCAGCGTGACTGGCTGCTGGCGCGCGGCATCACCATTGGTCAGGGGTATCTATTTGACGGGCCGCTTTCGTTGAATGATTTTGAGAAATGGCTGGCGACGCTGACTCTACAGCATTGAATACTGAGGGTCGCAACGCGGCCCTCAGTTTTATAGCGAGCTGCCAATTTTGCATTCTCACCGGGAAGCAGGTAATCCTTCCCGGACCCAGCATTTAATTCTGAATATCTGGTTATAGAAATTGCTGCTGAAGCGTTTCAGTTCATAAATATTGATTATGACCCGTTCGGGTGGTGACAGAAGATATCAATCTTGTTAACGCGGTGTTATTTTTTTCGCGCTATATCTTGATGATAAAAACAGCAAATGCCTCGTTTTTCACGCCGTCAACGGATACGCTTTTATGAAAACTTCTCTGTTTAAAAGCCTGTATTTCCAGGTACTCACCGCGATAGCCATCGGTATCCTGCTTGGGCACTTTTACCCCGAGCTGGGCGCGCAAATGAAACCGCTGGGTGATGCTTTTGTAAAACTGATCAAAATGATTATCGCGCCAGTGATTTTTTGTACCGTCGTCACCGGTATTGCCGGGATGGAAAGTATGAAAGCGGTGGGCCGCACCGGCGCGGTGGCACTACTCTATTTTGAAATCGTCAGTACCATCGCGTTGATTATCGGTCTGGTGGTGGTGAATGTCATCCAGCCGGGCGCAGGCATGAATGTCGATCCCGCCACGCTGGATGCCAAAGCGGTAGCGGTTTACGCCCAACAGGCAGAGCAGCAGGGCGTGGTGGCCTTCCTGCTGGATGTCATTCCCGGCAGCGTGATCGGCGCTTTTGCCAGCGGCAATATTTTGCAGGTGCTGTTATTCGCCATTCTGTTTGGCTTTGCGCTGCACCGTCTGGGCGATAAGGGCACGTTGATTTTTAACGTAATCGAAAGCTTCTCAAAGGTTATTTTCGGCATCATCAATATGATTATGCGCCTTGCGCCGATTGGCGCATTCGGCGCGATGGCCTTCACCATCGGTAAATATGGCGTCGGCTCGCTGGTGCAGCTGGGCCAGCTGATTATCTGCTTCTACATCACCTGTATTCTGTTCGTGGTGCTGGTACTGGGCACCATCGCCCGCGTCACCGGTTTTAACATTTTTAAATTCATCGCTTATATCAAAGAAGAGCTGCTGATTGTGCTCGGCACCTCCTCCTCGGAATCTGCGCTGCCGCGCATGCTGGATAAGATGGAAAAGCTGGGCTGTAAAAAATCGGTGGTCGGGCTGGTTATTCCTACCGGCTACTCCTTTAACCTCGACGGCACCTCCATTTACCTGACGATGGCGGCGGTATTTATCGCCCAGGCCACTAACAGCCATATGGATATCTTCCATCAGATTACCCTGCTGGTGGTGCTGCTGCTTTCTTCGAAAGGAGCGGCGGGCGTCACCGGCAGCGGCTTTATCGTGCTGGCCGCCACGCTCTCTGCAGTAGGCCATTTGCCGGTCGCCGGGCTGGCGCTGATTCTGGGTATCGACCGCTTTATGTCTGAAGCGCGTGCGTTAACCAATCTCGTCGGTAACGGCGTGGCGACCATCGTAGTGGCGAAATGGGTTGATCAGCTCGATGAAAAACAGCTGCGTGATGAACTCTCGCCGGCGAAAAAAGCGAAAAAAATACCGGGAGCCTCGGTGTAAGTAACAGCCTGAAACGCGCCATTGCCCGGCGTGAACCATCAAGGGACGCCGCCTGCCAGTCAGGCCGCGTCCCTTTTTATTGCCCTGTTGCCGCCGTGATGGCTGCGGTTGTATAGCTTATGAGCATCTGTGGGCGCGCCGGAGCCATGAACCTATAAATATTCATAAAAAACCTTTATCTGTGCCCGCAGCAGCTTGCCCTTGCAGCGGGCATTTGCATAATAAAGCCCACACAGACTGTGTAAGCTATTACACCGGGTATGACCGGGCACGGTTAACGTTTATTTTATTTCTCGTTGTTGTGTGACAACCTCGTTTTTGCGTGGTCTAACTGCCGGTGCGCCCGCTGTGCGTTATCAACAGGAAGATAGCGTCAGACTATCGTGCGTCATCAATGAGATTAAGTTGGTAATTGAGTAGGGGTTCACATGCAGGGCACCAGAAAGCGTCTTATGGTGGGTGGGTTGTTGCTGGCGGCCGTCAGCGGCACATTGCAGGCTGAAACACTACAACCCGATCCCGCCTGGCAGCAGGGCAAACTAGATAACGGCTTTAAGTGGCAACTTCTCAGCACGCCGCAGCGCCCTAACGATCGCGTGGAAATCCGTCTGATGGTGAATACCGGATCGCTGATGGAAAATGCCCAGCAAACCGGCTTCAGCCATCTGCTGCCTCGCCTGGCGATGGTGCATAGCACCGCTCTCGATCCGGCGCAGCAGCGTTCGCTCTGGCAGCAGGGCATGGATCCCGATCGACCCTTGCCGCCAGCGGTCACATCCTATGAATTCACACTGTATAATCTTAGCCTGCCTAATAACCGCCCGGAACTGTTAAAGGATGCGTTGAGCTGGCTCTCCGCCACGGCGGGCAAAATGTCGATTAACCAGCAGGTGGTCAGCACCGCGCTTAATGCGGACGATCCTATTGCCAGCTGGCCGCTGAACCCGCGTGACGTTTGGTGGCGTTATCGCCTGAAAGGCTCCACGCTGCTGGGCCATGATCCTGCCGAGCAGCCTAAATCGCCGGTTGATTTCAATCAGCTCGATAGCTTCTATAAGCAATGGTACACGCCTGATGCGATGACGCTCTTTGTGGTCGGCAATGTAGACAGCCGGGCCCTTAGCGAGCAAATCAACAAAACTTTCTCGCCGCTGACCGGCAAACGCGATATGCCCGCGCCGGTGCCGACGCTCTCGCCGCTGCCGCCACAGCCGGTTGCGTTGGTCAATCCCAGCCTGAAGCAGGATCGCCTGTCGCTGATCTGGGATATGCCCTGGCAGCCCATCCGCGATTCACAAAACCTTATCCGCTACTGGCAGAGCGATCTGGCGCGCGAAGCGCTGTTCTGGCACGTTCAACGCGTACTGAGCGACAGCAAAGCGCAGGGCGTACAGGTTGGCTTTGATTGTCGCGTGCTCTATCAACGGGCGCAGTGCGCTATCAGCATGGATTCCAGCGCGGAAACGCTGGAGAAAAATATGAACCTGATTGCGCATGAGCTGGCTAATGTGCGCGATAACGGCCTGCCGCAGTCGGAGTTTGATGCGCTGATGGCGCAGAAAACCAGCGAGCTGAATAAACTGTTCGCTACCTATGCGCGTACCGACACCGATGTGTTAATGAGCCAGCGCTTGCGTTCGCAGCAAAACGCCGTGGTGGATATCGCGCCGGAGCAGTATCAAAAATATCGACAGGATTTCCTGAATACCCTGACGCTGAACGCGTTGAATCAGGAGCTACGCCAGCAGCTGTCGCAGGAACTGACGATGTCGCTGATGCAGCCGCAGGACGAGCCGGAAGCTAATATCAACGCGCTGCATGAGAGCTGGCAGAAAATCATGGCCCCGCCGGCGCCGGTTGTCGCTACGCAGGAAGAGGGGAAAGCGGAAGTTTCAGATATTCCGGCGCCGCAGTCATAAACCAGGCTGCCGGTGCGGGTAAACCTCACCGGCCGTTTTTTTTACTGTTCTGTTCAGGCAGTGGGTACAGTGGCTTTCTTCGCCCGCAGCCATTCGGTTACCAGCATCGGCCAGCTGGCTAACGGCGAATCGGCCAGATTGCGCATGCCGAAACCGTGGCCACCGCGCTCATAAAAATGCAATTCTACCGGCACTTTCTGTTCCCGCAGGGCGCTGAAAAATGCCATGCTGTGGGTGGCCGGTACGCTTTCATCATCCACGGCGTGGATCAGCAGCACCGGCGGCGTTTCACGCGTCACACGGGTCTCCAGCGAATAAGCTTCCAGGGTTTTCTCATCCGGCCATGCGCCCAACAGTCGCTGGCGCGATTCGGCGTGCGCCAGACCTTCACGCATTGAGATCACCGGATAGACCAGCACCAGCGCATCCGGACGCGCAGAGAGTTTGTCGGCGTTATCCTGCGGGGGATACAGTTTTTCGCTAAAGCGCGTACCGACGCTGGCGGCAACGTAGCCGCCGGCGGAAAAGCCAAGCATCACAATGCGTTTGCCGTTCAGGCCGCGCGTGGCGCGATCGCGCAAAACGCGTACCGCACGCTGGGCATCGGCCAGCGGCGCATCCGCCCCTTCGTGATGTCCATCTCCCGGCAGACGATAGG
This Mixta hanseatica DNA region includes the following protein-coding sequences:
- a CDS encoding alpha/beta hydrolase, translating into MKAEIFNLWPHGDAPGASQSTAKPQIIDLAKEFEPYNRAASGVRCPELAVWYPEESNGTTLLVAPGGSFARIMIDSEGSSLATFFTAMGYTLAVMTYRLPGDGHHEGADAPLADAQRAVRVLRDRATRGLNGKRIVMLGFSAGGYVAASVGTRFSEKLYPPQDNADKLSARPDALVLVYPVISMREGLAHAESRQRLLGAWPDEKTLEAYSLETRVTRETPPVLLIHAVDDESVPATHSMAFFSALREQKVPVELHFYERGGHGFGMRNLADSPLASWPMLVTEWLRAKKATVPTA
- a CDS encoding M16 family metallopeptidase; its protein translation is MQGTRKRLMVGGLLLAAVSGTLQAETLQPDPAWQQGKLDNGFKWQLLSTPQRPNDRVEIRLMVNTGSLMENAQQTGFSHLLPRLAMVHSTALDPAQQRSLWQQGMDPDRPLPPAVTSYEFTLYNLSLPNNRPELLKDALSWLSATAGKMSINQQVVSTALNADDPIASWPLNPRDVWWRYRLKGSTLLGHDPAEQPKSPVDFNQLDSFYKQWYTPDAMTLFVVGNVDSRALSEQINKTFSPLTGKRDMPAPVPTLSPLPPQPVALVNPSLKQDRLSLIWDMPWQPIRDSQNLIRYWQSDLAREALFWHVQRVLSDSKAQGVQVGFDCRVLYQRAQCAISMDSSAETLEKNMNLIAHELANVRDNGLPQSEFDALMAQKTSELNKLFATYARTDTDVLMSQRLRSQQNAVVDIAPEQYQKYRQDFLNTLTLNALNQELRQQLSQELTMSLMQPQDEPEANINALHESWQKIMAPPAPVVATQEEGKAEVSDIPAPQS
- the hmsP gene encoding biofilm formation regulator HmsP, translating into MRVSRSLTIKQMATVSGVAVVTICIFIIIQLFHFVQQRRTDYAQQMENIAHTVRQPLSEAVLRADIPQAEHILQSLKPAGILSRAEVVLPNAFQALHTDFENEKAVPRLIARLFELPVQITVPLYSVESTVSPKPLAYLVLQADSWRVYQFILSTIATMLTTYLLLALILSIAISWCINRLVIHPLRDVAHALQDLPPQDILTHKLPLPPLHNDDEIGMLIRSYNRNLQVLESVHDEMSRLTTHYVLTDLPNRTLFLALLEQHLKAAAYSGPFTVMVVRIETLLEANGVLTEEQRDTLTLTLLEKIRGVIEERTVVGQLGVSDFALLVKKANNPFRAYRLARNLMNRLNQPVSLHEVQLRPTLSIGIAQRDADHLSAPELLGRAVSAMMSARHQGKNQVLFFDPLLTKRAQRRLTQEHDILQGLEQEQFALFLQPQINMATGELVGAEALLRMRQLDGSYSLPEELIANAEEIGVIGALGRWALEEACRVLAAWQKRGIRLPLSVNISAIQLREPGTVWHLQELLERHRIQHGSLVLELTETAQIGDPAQAKSLLSALQEVGVAVALDDFGTGYANLSYLHQFRSLPISKLKMDRSFVSALPDDDTIVRIVAAISEITALDVVAEGIETVAQRDWLLARGITIGQGYLFDGPLSLNDFEKWLATLTLQH
- a CDS encoding dicarboxylate/amino acid:cation symporter is translated as MKTSLFKSLYFQVLTAIAIGILLGHFYPELGAQMKPLGDAFVKLIKMIIAPVIFCTVVTGIAGMESMKAVGRTGAVALLYFEIVSTIALIIGLVVVNVIQPGAGMNVDPATLDAKAVAVYAQQAEQQGVVAFLLDVIPGSVIGAFASGNILQVLLFAILFGFALHRLGDKGTLIFNVIESFSKVIFGIINMIMRLAPIGAFGAMAFTIGKYGVGSLVQLGQLIICFYITCILFVVLVLGTIARVTGFNIFKFIAYIKEELLIVLGTSSSESALPRMLDKMEKLGCKKSVVGLVIPTGYSFNLDGTSIYLTMAAVFIAQATNSHMDIFHQITLLVVLLLSSKGAAGVTGSGFIVLAATLSAVGHLPVAGLALILGIDRFMSEARALTNLVGNGVATIVVAKWVDQLDEKQLRDELSPAKKAKKIPGASV